One window of the Esox lucius isolate fEsoLuc1 chromosome 8, fEsoLuc1.pri, whole genome shotgun sequence genome contains the following:
- the slain2 gene encoding SLAIN motif-containing protein 2 isoform X2, with protein sequence MEDINSNINADLEVRKLQDLVKKLEQQNEQLRSRSTLLSSSGAMSGNHRPLSAGYESPLSASSAAGLAGFPGVGFSGTVGYGGLLENSRCLSPRLSYDGISFRRAYEGEGASANTPFTRIDPYFIDAGETLGFTDEGETSILDEVEILDLEDMDCLNEDEDSWLYEAKLNSPLQKALSPMVWCRKALDNPSPDMESAKRSLIHRLDLTMSANKRRSLYGSPYSPQVNYGSPYCTNTANSPYSSGFNSPCSTPSRVPIVRQQLMPPVNQVTHHQQRAGSAERDRAPPPVSPQSSVDSELSTSEMDEDSVGSSTTYKLNDVTDVQILARMQEESLRQDYAATASRRSSGSSCHSLRRSTFSDQELDAHSLEDEEEAAHPAFHLPSSRFSPSPRHSPRASPRNSPRSRSPARSLEYNHSRGSPQPIISRLQAPRHSLQGHAPQDLQTNTVRNEDKLRRSLPNLTRSNVAQQIPEPVKNSRSCESNLQVPNGGSPRHQAVSQSAIAQHSSAALHSRYSTPPRSSQTGPPARSLLSPKPKQHLQSPSSLRVHLSCCFGEEGDFIPSPSKLRTPATPSPLALRQPVKATSTPGSGASTPTRSLGPVRSGLPRPSAGGGGGVGGGGIPVPRSKLAQPVRRSLPAPRTYSGENWREGCY encoded by the exons ATGGAGGATATCAACTCAAACATCAACGCGGACTTGGAGGTGCGGAAGCTTCAGGACCTGGTAAAGAAACTCGAACAGCAAAACGAGCAGCTCCGTAGTCGGTCCACTCTACTGTCTTCATCTGGAGCAATGTCAGGGAATCATAGACCGCTTAGTGCAGGATACGAGTCGCCCCTGTCAGCCTCCTCAGCGGCTGGGTTGGCCGGCTTCCCTGGGGTGGGGTTCAGCGGAACGGTTGGCTATGGAGGGCTTTTAGAAAACTCCCGTTGTCTGAGCCCTAGACTGTCATATGATGGCATCAGTTTCAGGAGAGCATATGAGGGCGAGGGGGCATCGGCTAACACCCCTTTCACTCGTATCGACCCGTATTTTATTGACGCAGGGGAAACATTAGGTTTTACGGATGAGGGGGAAACTTCAATCTTGGATGAAGTAGAAATCCTCGATCTCGAGGACATGGATTGTCTGAACGAAGATGAAGACAGCTG GCTATACGAAGCCAAGCTGAACAGCCCCCTGCAGAAAGCCCTGAGCCCCATGGTGTGGTGCCGCAAGGCCCTGGACAACCCCAGCCCTGACATGGAGTCCGCCAAGCGTTCTCTCATCCACAGACTGGACCTCACCATGTCAG CCAACAAGCGCAGGAGCCTTTACGGGAGTCCCTACAGTCCCCAGGTGAACTACGGAAGCCCGTACTGcacaaacacagccaacagcccTTACAGCAGTGGCTTCAACTCCCCCTGCTCCACGCCCAGCAGGGTGCCCATTGTCAGACAGCAGCTCATGCCCCCTGTCAACCAAG TAACGCATCACCAGCAGCGCGCTGGCTCAGCCGAGAGAGATCGCGCCCCCCCGCCGGTCAGCCCACAGTCCTCCGTGGACAGCGAACTGAGCACGTCCGAGATGGACGAGGACTCCGTGGGGTCCTCCACTACGTACAAGCTCAACGACGTCACCGACGTGCAGATCCTGGCCCGCATGCAGGAAGAAA GTCTTCGGCAGGACTACGCCGCCACGGCGTCCAGGAGGAGCTCTGGTTCGTCCTGTCACTCTCTGAGGCGCAGCACCTTCAGCGACCAGGAGCTGGACGCGCACAGTctggaggacgaggaggaggcgGCGCACCCGGCCTTCCACCTCCCCTCCAGCCgcttctccccctccccacgACACTCCCCCCGTGCCTCCCCCAGGAACTCCCCCCGCTCCCGTTCCCCTGCGCGCTCCCTGGAGTACAACCACAGCCGGGGCTCCCCGCAGCCAATCATCAGCCGGCTCCAGGCCCCGCGTCACTCCCTACAGGGCCACGCCCCCCAGGACCTGCAGACGAACACCGTGAGGAACGAAG ACAAGTTGAGGCGTAGTCTTCCCAACCTGACCCGCTCCAACGTGGCCCAGCAGATCCCAGAGCCCGTCAAGAACAGCAGGAGCTGTGAGTCCAACCTGCAAGTGCCGAACGGCGGCTCGCCCAGACACCAGgccgtcagtcagtcagcca TAGCCCAGCACTCCTCCGCTGCGCTCCACTCCCGGTACTCCACCCCCCCTCGCTCCTCCCAAACAGGACCTCCCGCTCGATCATTACTGTCCCCGAAACCCAAACAGCACCTCCAAAGCCCGTCTTCCCTACGAG TTCATCTCTCCTGTTGCTTTGGAGAAGAAGGTGATTTCA TCCCTTCTCCCAGCAAGTTACGCACCCCGGCCACCCCGTCGCCCCTGGCCCTCAGGCAGCCTGTGAAGGCCACGTCCACGCCTGGTTCTGGAGCCTCCACCCCGACACGCTCCTTAGGCCCGGTGCGCAGCGGTCTTCCTCGGCCTAGTGCcgggggagggggtggtgtAGGAGGCGGAGGCATCCCTGTGCCGCGCAGCAAACTGGCCCAGCCAGTACGCAG GTCTTTGCCTGCTCCTCGAACCTACAGTGGAGAGAACTGGAGGGAAGGCTGCTATTGA
- the slain2 gene encoding SLAIN motif-containing protein 2 isoform X3, whose protein sequence is MEDINSNINADLEVRKLQDLVKKLEQQNEQLRSRSTLLSSSGAMSGNHRPLSAGYESPLSASSAAGLAGFPGVGFSGTVGYGGLLENSRCLSPRLSYDGISFRRAYEGEGASANTPFTRIDPYFIDAGETLGFTDEGETSILDEVEILDLEDMDCLNEDEDSWLYEAKLNSPLQKALSPMVWCRKALDNPSPDMESAKRSLIHRLDLTMSANKRRSLYGSPYSPQVNYGSPYCTNTANSPYSSGFNSPCSTPSRVPIVRQQLMPPVNQVTHHQQRAGSAERDRAPPPVSPQSSVDSELSTSEMDEDSVGSSTTYKLNDVTDVQILARMQEESLRQDYAATASRRSSGSSCHSLRRSTFSDQELDAHSLEDEEEAAHPAFHLPSSRFSPSPRHSPRASPRNSPRSRSPARSLEYNHSRGSPQPIISRLQAPRHSLQGHAPQDLQTNTVRNEDKLRRSLPNLTRSNVAQQIPEPVKNSRSCESNLQVPNGGSPRHQAVSQSAIAQHSSAALHSRYSTPPRSSQTGPPARSLLSPKPKQHLQSPSSLRVPSPSKLRTPATPSPLALRQPVKATSTPGSGASTPTRSLGPVRSGLPRPSAGGGGGVGGGGIPVPRSKLAQPVRRSLPAPRTYSGENWREGCY, encoded by the exons ATGGAGGATATCAACTCAAACATCAACGCGGACTTGGAGGTGCGGAAGCTTCAGGACCTGGTAAAGAAACTCGAACAGCAAAACGAGCAGCTCCGTAGTCGGTCCACTCTACTGTCTTCATCTGGAGCAATGTCAGGGAATCATAGACCGCTTAGTGCAGGATACGAGTCGCCCCTGTCAGCCTCCTCAGCGGCTGGGTTGGCCGGCTTCCCTGGGGTGGGGTTCAGCGGAACGGTTGGCTATGGAGGGCTTTTAGAAAACTCCCGTTGTCTGAGCCCTAGACTGTCATATGATGGCATCAGTTTCAGGAGAGCATATGAGGGCGAGGGGGCATCGGCTAACACCCCTTTCACTCGTATCGACCCGTATTTTATTGACGCAGGGGAAACATTAGGTTTTACGGATGAGGGGGAAACTTCAATCTTGGATGAAGTAGAAATCCTCGATCTCGAGGACATGGATTGTCTGAACGAAGATGAAGACAGCTG GCTATACGAAGCCAAGCTGAACAGCCCCCTGCAGAAAGCCCTGAGCCCCATGGTGTGGTGCCGCAAGGCCCTGGACAACCCCAGCCCTGACATGGAGTCCGCCAAGCGTTCTCTCATCCACAGACTGGACCTCACCATGTCAG CCAACAAGCGCAGGAGCCTTTACGGGAGTCCCTACAGTCCCCAGGTGAACTACGGAAGCCCGTACTGcacaaacacagccaacagcccTTACAGCAGTGGCTTCAACTCCCCCTGCTCCACGCCCAGCAGGGTGCCCATTGTCAGACAGCAGCTCATGCCCCCTGTCAACCAAG TAACGCATCACCAGCAGCGCGCTGGCTCAGCCGAGAGAGATCGCGCCCCCCCGCCGGTCAGCCCACAGTCCTCCGTGGACAGCGAACTGAGCACGTCCGAGATGGACGAGGACTCCGTGGGGTCCTCCACTACGTACAAGCTCAACGACGTCACCGACGTGCAGATCCTGGCCCGCATGCAGGAAGAAA GTCTTCGGCAGGACTACGCCGCCACGGCGTCCAGGAGGAGCTCTGGTTCGTCCTGTCACTCTCTGAGGCGCAGCACCTTCAGCGACCAGGAGCTGGACGCGCACAGTctggaggacgaggaggaggcgGCGCACCCGGCCTTCCACCTCCCCTCCAGCCgcttctccccctccccacgACACTCCCCCCGTGCCTCCCCCAGGAACTCCCCCCGCTCCCGTTCCCCTGCGCGCTCCCTGGAGTACAACCACAGCCGGGGCTCCCCGCAGCCAATCATCAGCCGGCTCCAGGCCCCGCGTCACTCCCTACAGGGCCACGCCCCCCAGGACCTGCAGACGAACACCGTGAGGAACGAAG ACAAGTTGAGGCGTAGTCTTCCCAACCTGACCCGCTCCAACGTGGCCCAGCAGATCCCAGAGCCCGTCAAGAACAGCAGGAGCTGTGAGTCCAACCTGCAAGTGCCGAACGGCGGCTCGCCCAGACACCAGgccgtcagtcagtcagcca TAGCCCAGCACTCCTCCGCTGCGCTCCACTCCCGGTACTCCACCCCCCCTCGCTCCTCCCAAACAGGACCTCCCGCTCGATCATTACTGTCCCCGAAACCCAAACAGCACCTCCAAAGCCCGTCTTCCCTACGAG TCCCTTCTCCCAGCAAGTTACGCACCCCGGCCACCCCGTCGCCCCTGGCCCTCAGGCAGCCTGTGAAGGCCACGTCCACGCCTGGTTCTGGAGCCTCCACCCCGACACGCTCCTTAGGCCCGGTGCGCAGCGGTCTTCCTCGGCCTAGTGCcgggggagggggtggtgtAGGAGGCGGAGGCATCCCTGTGCCGCGCAGCAAACTGGCCCAGCCAGTACGCAG GTCTTTGCCTGCTCCTCGAACCTACAGTGGAGAGAACTGGAGGGAAGGCTGCTATTGA
- the slain2 gene encoding SLAIN motif-containing protein 2 isoform X4, protein MEDINSNINADLEVRKLQDLVKKLEQQNEQLRSRSTLLSSSGAMSGNHRPLSAGYESPLSASSAAGLAGFPGVGFSGTVGYGGLLENSRCLSPRLSYDGISFRRAYEGEGASANTPFTRIDPYFIDAGETLGFTDEGETSILDEVEILDLEDMDCLNEDEDSWLYEAKLNSPLQKALSPMVWCRKALDNPSPDMESAKRSLIHRLDLTMSANKRRSLYGSPYSPQVNYGSPYCTNTANSPYSSGFNSPCSTPSRVPIVRQQLMPPVNQVTHHQQRAGSAERDRAPPPVSPQSSVDSELSTSEMDEDSVGSSTTYKLNDVTDVQILARMQEESLRQDYAATASRRSSGSSCHSLRRSTFSDQELDAHSLEDEEEAAHPAFHLPSSRFSPSPRHSPRASPRNSPRSRSPARSLEYNHSRGSPQPIISRLQAPRHSLQGHAPQDLQTNTVRNEDKLRRSLPNLTRSNVAQQIPEPVKNSRSCESNLQVPNGGSPRHQAVSQSAIHLSCCFGEEGDFTHSKSSSEHTLVPSPSKLRTPATPSPLALRQPVKATSTPGSGASTPTRSLGPVRSGLPRPSAGGGGGVGGGGIPVPRSKLAQPVRRSLPAPRTYSGENWREGCY, encoded by the exons ATGGAGGATATCAACTCAAACATCAACGCGGACTTGGAGGTGCGGAAGCTTCAGGACCTGGTAAAGAAACTCGAACAGCAAAACGAGCAGCTCCGTAGTCGGTCCACTCTACTGTCTTCATCTGGAGCAATGTCAGGGAATCATAGACCGCTTAGTGCAGGATACGAGTCGCCCCTGTCAGCCTCCTCAGCGGCTGGGTTGGCCGGCTTCCCTGGGGTGGGGTTCAGCGGAACGGTTGGCTATGGAGGGCTTTTAGAAAACTCCCGTTGTCTGAGCCCTAGACTGTCATATGATGGCATCAGTTTCAGGAGAGCATATGAGGGCGAGGGGGCATCGGCTAACACCCCTTTCACTCGTATCGACCCGTATTTTATTGACGCAGGGGAAACATTAGGTTTTACGGATGAGGGGGAAACTTCAATCTTGGATGAAGTAGAAATCCTCGATCTCGAGGACATGGATTGTCTGAACGAAGATGAAGACAGCTG GCTATACGAAGCCAAGCTGAACAGCCCCCTGCAGAAAGCCCTGAGCCCCATGGTGTGGTGCCGCAAGGCCCTGGACAACCCCAGCCCTGACATGGAGTCCGCCAAGCGTTCTCTCATCCACAGACTGGACCTCACCATGTCAG CCAACAAGCGCAGGAGCCTTTACGGGAGTCCCTACAGTCCCCAGGTGAACTACGGAAGCCCGTACTGcacaaacacagccaacagcccTTACAGCAGTGGCTTCAACTCCCCCTGCTCCACGCCCAGCAGGGTGCCCATTGTCAGACAGCAGCTCATGCCCCCTGTCAACCAAG TAACGCATCACCAGCAGCGCGCTGGCTCAGCCGAGAGAGATCGCGCCCCCCCGCCGGTCAGCCCACAGTCCTCCGTGGACAGCGAACTGAGCACGTCCGAGATGGACGAGGACTCCGTGGGGTCCTCCACTACGTACAAGCTCAACGACGTCACCGACGTGCAGATCCTGGCCCGCATGCAGGAAGAAA GTCTTCGGCAGGACTACGCCGCCACGGCGTCCAGGAGGAGCTCTGGTTCGTCCTGTCACTCTCTGAGGCGCAGCACCTTCAGCGACCAGGAGCTGGACGCGCACAGTctggaggacgaggaggaggcgGCGCACCCGGCCTTCCACCTCCCCTCCAGCCgcttctccccctccccacgACACTCCCCCCGTGCCTCCCCCAGGAACTCCCCCCGCTCCCGTTCCCCTGCGCGCTCCCTGGAGTACAACCACAGCCGGGGCTCCCCGCAGCCAATCATCAGCCGGCTCCAGGCCCCGCGTCACTCCCTACAGGGCCACGCCCCCCAGGACCTGCAGACGAACACCGTGAGGAACGAAG ACAAGTTGAGGCGTAGTCTTCCCAACCTGACCCGCTCCAACGTGGCCCAGCAGATCCCAGAGCCCGTCAAGAACAGCAGGAGCTGTGAGTCCAACCTGCAAGTGCCGAACGGCGGCTCGCCCAGACACCAGgccgtcagtcagtcagcca TTCATCTCTCCTGTTGCTTTGGAGAAGAAGGTGATTTCA CGCATTCGAAGAGTTCTTCTGAACACACATTAG TCCCTTCTCCCAGCAAGTTACGCACCCCGGCCACCCCGTCGCCCCTGGCCCTCAGGCAGCCTGTGAAGGCCACGTCCACGCCTGGTTCTGGAGCCTCCACCCCGACACGCTCCTTAGGCCCGGTGCGCAGCGGTCTTCCTCGGCCTAGTGCcgggggagggggtggtgtAGGAGGCGGAGGCATCCCTGTGCCGCGCAGCAAACTGGCCCAGCCAGTACGCAG GTCTTTGCCTGCTCCTCGAACCTACAGTGGAGAGAACTGGAGGGAAGGCTGCTATTGA
- the slain2 gene encoding SLAIN motif-containing protein 2 isoform X1, translating into MEDINSNINADLEVRKLQDLVKKLEQQNEQLRSRSTLLSSSGAMSGNHRPLSAGYESPLSASSAAGLAGFPGVGFSGTVGYGGLLENSRCLSPRLSYDGISFRRAYEGEGASANTPFTRIDPYFIDAGETLGFTDEGETSILDEVEILDLEDMDCLNEDEDSWLYEAKLNSPLQKALSPMVWCRKALDNPSPDMESAKRSLIHRLDLTMSANKRRSLYGSPYSPQVNYGSPYCTNTANSPYSSGFNSPCSTPSRVPIVRQQLMPPVNQVTHHQQRAGSAERDRAPPPVSPQSSVDSELSTSEMDEDSVGSSTTYKLNDVTDVQILARMQEESLRQDYAATASRRSSGSSCHSLRRSTFSDQELDAHSLEDEEEAAHPAFHLPSSRFSPSPRHSPRASPRNSPRSRSPARSLEYNHSRGSPQPIISRLQAPRHSLQGHAPQDLQTNTVRNEDKLRRSLPNLTRSNVAQQIPEPVKNSRSCESNLQVPNGGSPRHQAVSQSAIAQHSSAALHSRYSTPPRSSQTGPPARSLLSPKPKQHLQSPSSLRVHLSCCFGEEGDFTHSKSSSEHTLVPSPSKLRTPATPSPLALRQPVKATSTPGSGASTPTRSLGPVRSGLPRPSAGGGGGVGGGGIPVPRSKLAQPVRRSLPAPRTYSGENWREGCY; encoded by the exons ATGGAGGATATCAACTCAAACATCAACGCGGACTTGGAGGTGCGGAAGCTTCAGGACCTGGTAAAGAAACTCGAACAGCAAAACGAGCAGCTCCGTAGTCGGTCCACTCTACTGTCTTCATCTGGAGCAATGTCAGGGAATCATAGACCGCTTAGTGCAGGATACGAGTCGCCCCTGTCAGCCTCCTCAGCGGCTGGGTTGGCCGGCTTCCCTGGGGTGGGGTTCAGCGGAACGGTTGGCTATGGAGGGCTTTTAGAAAACTCCCGTTGTCTGAGCCCTAGACTGTCATATGATGGCATCAGTTTCAGGAGAGCATATGAGGGCGAGGGGGCATCGGCTAACACCCCTTTCACTCGTATCGACCCGTATTTTATTGACGCAGGGGAAACATTAGGTTTTACGGATGAGGGGGAAACTTCAATCTTGGATGAAGTAGAAATCCTCGATCTCGAGGACATGGATTGTCTGAACGAAGATGAAGACAGCTG GCTATACGAAGCCAAGCTGAACAGCCCCCTGCAGAAAGCCCTGAGCCCCATGGTGTGGTGCCGCAAGGCCCTGGACAACCCCAGCCCTGACATGGAGTCCGCCAAGCGTTCTCTCATCCACAGACTGGACCTCACCATGTCAG CCAACAAGCGCAGGAGCCTTTACGGGAGTCCCTACAGTCCCCAGGTGAACTACGGAAGCCCGTACTGcacaaacacagccaacagcccTTACAGCAGTGGCTTCAACTCCCCCTGCTCCACGCCCAGCAGGGTGCCCATTGTCAGACAGCAGCTCATGCCCCCTGTCAACCAAG TAACGCATCACCAGCAGCGCGCTGGCTCAGCCGAGAGAGATCGCGCCCCCCCGCCGGTCAGCCCACAGTCCTCCGTGGACAGCGAACTGAGCACGTCCGAGATGGACGAGGACTCCGTGGGGTCCTCCACTACGTACAAGCTCAACGACGTCACCGACGTGCAGATCCTGGCCCGCATGCAGGAAGAAA GTCTTCGGCAGGACTACGCCGCCACGGCGTCCAGGAGGAGCTCTGGTTCGTCCTGTCACTCTCTGAGGCGCAGCACCTTCAGCGACCAGGAGCTGGACGCGCACAGTctggaggacgaggaggaggcgGCGCACCCGGCCTTCCACCTCCCCTCCAGCCgcttctccccctccccacgACACTCCCCCCGTGCCTCCCCCAGGAACTCCCCCCGCTCCCGTTCCCCTGCGCGCTCCCTGGAGTACAACCACAGCCGGGGCTCCCCGCAGCCAATCATCAGCCGGCTCCAGGCCCCGCGTCACTCCCTACAGGGCCACGCCCCCCAGGACCTGCAGACGAACACCGTGAGGAACGAAG ACAAGTTGAGGCGTAGTCTTCCCAACCTGACCCGCTCCAACGTGGCCCAGCAGATCCCAGAGCCCGTCAAGAACAGCAGGAGCTGTGAGTCCAACCTGCAAGTGCCGAACGGCGGCTCGCCCAGACACCAGgccgtcagtcagtcagcca TAGCCCAGCACTCCTCCGCTGCGCTCCACTCCCGGTACTCCACCCCCCCTCGCTCCTCCCAAACAGGACCTCCCGCTCGATCATTACTGTCCCCGAAACCCAAACAGCACCTCCAAAGCCCGTCTTCCCTACGAG TTCATCTCTCCTGTTGCTTTGGAGAAGAAGGTGATTTCA CGCATTCGAAGAGTTCTTCTGAACACACATTAG TCCCTTCTCCCAGCAAGTTACGCACCCCGGCCACCCCGTCGCCCCTGGCCCTCAGGCAGCCTGTGAAGGCCACGTCCACGCCTGGTTCTGGAGCCTCCACCCCGACACGCTCCTTAGGCCCGGTGCGCAGCGGTCTTCCTCGGCCTAGTGCcgggggagggggtggtgtAGGAGGCGGAGGCATCCCTGTGCCGCGCAGCAAACTGGCCCAGCCAGTACGCAG GTCTTTGCCTGCTCCTCGAACCTACAGTGGAGAGAACTGGAGGGAAGGCTGCTATTGA
- the slain2 gene encoding SLAIN motif-containing protein 2 isoform X5 has product MEDINSNINADLEVRKLQDLVKKLEQQNEQLRSRSTLLSSSGAMSGNHRPLSAGYESPLSASSAAGLAGFPGVGFSGTVGYGGLLENSRCLSPRLSYDGISFRRAYEGEGASANTPFTRIDPYFIDAGETLGFTDEGETSILDEVEILDLEDMDCLNEDEDSWLYEAKLNSPLQKALSPMVWCRKALDNPSPDMESAKRSLIHRLDLTMSANKRRSLYGSPYSPQVNYGSPYCTNTANSPYSSGFNSPCSTPSRVPIVRQQLMPPVNQVTHHQQRAGSAERDRAPPPVSPQSSVDSELSTSEMDEDSVGSSTTYKLNDVTDVQILARMQEESLRQDYAATASRRSSGSSCHSLRRSTFSDQELDAHSLEDEEEAAHPAFHLPSSRFSPSPRHSPRASPRNSPRSRSPARSLEYNHSRGSPQPIISRLQAPRHSLQGHAPQDLQTNTVRNEDKLRRSLPNLTRSNVAQQIPEPVKNSRSCESNLQVPNGGSPRHQAVSQSAIHLSCCFGEEGDFIPSPSKLRTPATPSPLALRQPVKATSTPGSGASTPTRSLGPVRSGLPRPSAGGGGGVGGGGIPVPRSKLAQPVRRSLPAPRTYSGENWREGCY; this is encoded by the exons ATGGAGGATATCAACTCAAACATCAACGCGGACTTGGAGGTGCGGAAGCTTCAGGACCTGGTAAAGAAACTCGAACAGCAAAACGAGCAGCTCCGTAGTCGGTCCACTCTACTGTCTTCATCTGGAGCAATGTCAGGGAATCATAGACCGCTTAGTGCAGGATACGAGTCGCCCCTGTCAGCCTCCTCAGCGGCTGGGTTGGCCGGCTTCCCTGGGGTGGGGTTCAGCGGAACGGTTGGCTATGGAGGGCTTTTAGAAAACTCCCGTTGTCTGAGCCCTAGACTGTCATATGATGGCATCAGTTTCAGGAGAGCATATGAGGGCGAGGGGGCATCGGCTAACACCCCTTTCACTCGTATCGACCCGTATTTTATTGACGCAGGGGAAACATTAGGTTTTACGGATGAGGGGGAAACTTCAATCTTGGATGAAGTAGAAATCCTCGATCTCGAGGACATGGATTGTCTGAACGAAGATGAAGACAGCTG GCTATACGAAGCCAAGCTGAACAGCCCCCTGCAGAAAGCCCTGAGCCCCATGGTGTGGTGCCGCAAGGCCCTGGACAACCCCAGCCCTGACATGGAGTCCGCCAAGCGTTCTCTCATCCACAGACTGGACCTCACCATGTCAG CCAACAAGCGCAGGAGCCTTTACGGGAGTCCCTACAGTCCCCAGGTGAACTACGGAAGCCCGTACTGcacaaacacagccaacagcccTTACAGCAGTGGCTTCAACTCCCCCTGCTCCACGCCCAGCAGGGTGCCCATTGTCAGACAGCAGCTCATGCCCCCTGTCAACCAAG TAACGCATCACCAGCAGCGCGCTGGCTCAGCCGAGAGAGATCGCGCCCCCCCGCCGGTCAGCCCACAGTCCTCCGTGGACAGCGAACTGAGCACGTCCGAGATGGACGAGGACTCCGTGGGGTCCTCCACTACGTACAAGCTCAACGACGTCACCGACGTGCAGATCCTGGCCCGCATGCAGGAAGAAA GTCTTCGGCAGGACTACGCCGCCACGGCGTCCAGGAGGAGCTCTGGTTCGTCCTGTCACTCTCTGAGGCGCAGCACCTTCAGCGACCAGGAGCTGGACGCGCACAGTctggaggacgaggaggaggcgGCGCACCCGGCCTTCCACCTCCCCTCCAGCCgcttctccccctccccacgACACTCCCCCCGTGCCTCCCCCAGGAACTCCCCCCGCTCCCGTTCCCCTGCGCGCTCCCTGGAGTACAACCACAGCCGGGGCTCCCCGCAGCCAATCATCAGCCGGCTCCAGGCCCCGCGTCACTCCCTACAGGGCCACGCCCCCCAGGACCTGCAGACGAACACCGTGAGGAACGAAG ACAAGTTGAGGCGTAGTCTTCCCAACCTGACCCGCTCCAACGTGGCCCAGCAGATCCCAGAGCCCGTCAAGAACAGCAGGAGCTGTGAGTCCAACCTGCAAGTGCCGAACGGCGGCTCGCCCAGACACCAGgccgtcagtcagtcagcca TTCATCTCTCCTGTTGCTTTGGAGAAGAAGGTGATTTCA TCCCTTCTCCCAGCAAGTTACGCACCCCGGCCACCCCGTCGCCCCTGGCCCTCAGGCAGCCTGTGAAGGCCACGTCCACGCCTGGTTCTGGAGCCTCCACCCCGACACGCTCCTTAGGCCCGGTGCGCAGCGGTCTTCCTCGGCCTAGTGCcgggggagggggtggtgtAGGAGGCGGAGGCATCCCTGTGCCGCGCAGCAAACTGGCCCAGCCAGTACGCAG GTCTTTGCCTGCTCCTCGAACCTACAGTGGAGAGAACTGGAGGGAAGGCTGCTATTGA